In one window of Methanoculleus chikugoensis DNA:
- a CDS encoding helix-turn-helix transcriptional regulator, translating to MKNKIKVFRAMHDMTQEELADTIRVTRRTINSIERGKYNPSIEVAYKIAKTFGVTIEEVFCFEDDEDTEAGR from the coding sequence ATGAAGAACAAGATCAAGGTCTTTCGCGCGATGCACGACATGACTCAGGAGGAACTTGCCGATACAATCCGGGTCACCCGGCGGACGATCAACTCTATCGAGCGGGGGAAGTACAACCCCTCCATCGAGGTCGCTTACAAGATTGCGAAGACCTTCGGCGTCACCATCGAGGAGGTCTTCTGCTTCGAGGACGACGAGGATACGGAGGCCGGGCGATGA
- a CDS encoding ABC transporter permease: MTATGLRIIAGKEFSDHLRSRRFHLLFAILAVVAAVGMITGAVQYSKDLSDYNAVQMIAENEDDPTLAGNLAGMKPSVLSAYSQMGMLMAGIGVVLGIAMGFDLVTREKESKSLKSLLAYPVFRDEVINGKALGGVGAIALAMGVVLAVSVAIMALFGIVPNVDEFARILVFGVASFLLVFTFFALALLMSTVSKDSGSALLYSLIVMIVLSSFVPIFAYTPVYSAVFGDAPTPPGMSTYSYQQSSSAYTVTSVAVAYKSDDAVDPEALAEYERASREYMNQKRAITDIVTLVSPTGNYQTILGAASQPAGDNTPGLGSLLGALACNIIALLAMPAAFFGLAWVRFMREDIR; the protein is encoded by the coding sequence ATGACCGCAACCGGACTTCGTATCATCGCGGGCAAGGAGTTCTCCGACCATCTCCGGAGCAGGCGGTTCCACCTCCTCTTCGCGATCCTGGCCGTCGTCGCCGCCGTCGGCATGATCACCGGAGCGGTCCAGTACTCGAAAGACCTCTCCGACTACAACGCGGTCCAGATGATTGCGGAGAATGAAGACGACCCGACGCTCGCCGGCAATCTTGCTGGAATGAAACCCTCCGTCCTCTCGGCATACTCCCAGATGGGAATGCTGATGGCCGGTATCGGCGTGGTGCTCGGGATCGCGATGGGGTTCGACCTGGTGACCCGGGAAAAGGAGAGTAAATCCCTCAAAAGCCTGCTCGCCTACCCGGTGTTCCGCGACGAGGTGATCAACGGAAAGGCCCTCGGAGGCGTCGGTGCAATCGCGCTCGCGATGGGGGTCGTCCTGGCCGTCTCCGTTGCAATCATGGCCCTGTTCGGCATCGTCCCGAACGTCGACGAGTTCGCCCGCATCCTGGTCTTCGGGGTGGCGTCGTTCCTCCTCGTCTTCACGTTCTTTGCCCTCGCCCTCCTGATGTCGACGGTCTCGAAAGACAGCGGGAGCGCCCTGCTGTACTCCCTGATCGTGATGATCGTCCTCTCTTCGTTCGTCCCGATCTTCGCGTACACCCCGGTATACTCGGCCGTCTTCGGCGACGCCCCCACCCCGCCGGGCATGTCCACCTACTCCTACCAGCAGAGCTCTTCGGCCTACACGGTGACATCGGTCGCGGTTGCATACAAATCCGACGATGCCGTAGACCCGGAAGCCCTCGCGGAGTACGAGCGGGCATCGAGAGAGTACATGAACCAGAAACGGGCGATCACCGATATCGTCACGCTCGTCTCGCCGACCGGCAACTACCAGACGATTCTCGGCGCCGCATCACAGCCCGCAGGGGATAATACTCCGGGGCTCGGAAGTCTGCTCGGCGCCCTCGCCTGCAACATCATCGCCCTGCTTGCAATGCCGGCGGCCTTCTTCGGGCTGGCATGGGTCCGGTTCATGCGGGAGGATATCCGATGA
- a CDS encoding Sjogren's syndrome/scleroderma autoantigen 1 family protein — protein MTADQADEVMAEYLLKGGKMLAKSCKVCGYPLFEYKGETQCVICPRVAPEEPLPEPEPPAPAPEPGRAPAPASREVQGEAAAEIERTIVHLCERIRTDQRPDECLTLMKAVERGARALARLGQR, from the coding sequence ATGACGGCTGATCAGGCTGACGAAGTCATGGCCGAGTATCTCCTCAAGGGAGGAAAGATGCTCGCTAAATCCTGTAAGGTCTGCGGCTACCCCCTGTTTGAGTATAAGGGAGAGACACAGTGCGTCATCTGCCCGCGTGTCGCTCCAGAAGAGCCTCTTCCCGAGCCAGAGCCCCCTGCACCGGCCCCGGAACCCGGACGGGCCCCGGCACCGGCATCACGAGAAGTGCAGGGCGAGGCCGCCGCCGAGATCGAGCGGACGATCGTCCACCTCTGCGAACGGATCAGAACGGATCAGAGGCCCGACGAGTGCCTGACCCTGATGAAGGCGGTCGAGCGGGGCGCCAGAGCCCTCGCGAGACTGGGTCAGCGATAG
- a CDS encoding secondary thiamine-phosphate synthase enzyme YjbQ: MFRTTIRVDTHGEGEIVDLTPRVAQAVAESGVREGLANVFVAGSTAAVTTIEYEPGVLTDLSRALAVIAPADIPYAHDAAWGDGNGRSHVRAAIVGPSLSIPVIGGALACGTWQQIVLLELDVRSRRERTVYVTVTG, translated from the coding sequence ATGTTCCGTACGACAATCAGGGTAGATACGCACGGGGAAGGAGAGATCGTCGACCTCACGCCCCGGGTGGCGCAGGCGGTCGCCGAGAGCGGTGTTCGGGAAGGCCTCGCGAACGTCTTCGTCGCGGGCTCGACCGCCGCCGTCACCACCATTGAGTACGAGCCGGGCGTGCTCACCGATCTCTCCCGGGCGCTCGCGGTCATCGCCCCGGCCGATATCCCCTACGCCCACGATGCGGCATGGGGCGACGGCAACGGCCGCTCGCACGTCAGGGCGGCGATCGTCGGCCCGTCGCTCTCCATCCCGGTGATCGGCGGTGCGCTCGCGTGCGGCACCTGGCAGCAGATCGTCCTCCTGGAACTCGACGTGCGATCGAGACGCGAGCGGACGGTCTACGTCACCGTCACAGGCTGA
- a CDS encoding PDGLE domain-containing protein yields METKRFVVIGIAVALVIAVAAPFLASGNPDGLESAFFSIYEAKPFMGSELDEDAAGAAEEQVIATTGNDFSYGALMPDYSIPGMDKTGEVLAVVIGTLLMLALVFAVAKVSARPDN; encoded by the coding sequence ATGGAGACAAAGCGGTTCGTCGTCATCGGGATCGCGGTCGCCCTCGTGATCGCCGTTGCCGCGCCGTTCCTCGCGTCCGGGAACCCCGACGGGCTTGAGAGCGCGTTCTTCAGCATCTACGAAGCCAAACCCTTCATGGGGAGCGAGCTCGACGAAGATGCCGCAGGCGCTGCGGAGGAGCAGGTGATCGCCACGACCGGAAACGACTTCTCGTACGGGGCGCTCATGCCCGACTACAGCATCCCCGGCATGGATAAGACCGGAGAGGTTCTTGCGGTCGTTATCGGCACGCTACTTATGCTGGCACTGGTCTTCGCCGTCGCGAAGGTCTCCGCACGGCCCGATAACTAG
- the cbiQ gene encoding cobalt ECF transporter T component CbiQ, whose protein sequence is MIDDLYFIEKYAYRTSIVHRLDARIKLLIALAAIVAMVAMPYSTSVYELGAVLFVLFALLWAASRLPPTVYLKRLALILPFGIFLVGFQVFVKNPYYDIFHTIATLPFGIEVYAESVEFASILLVKFVVSVSFIILLSSTTKMQDMIEAAGRLGLPREFTLTLAMMVRYLFVFAEMFTRIRTAMATRCFDPLDRTLPYRYRLHQLGYTVGTIFIRSYEQGERTYTSMLCRGYGANAGLYVKKKPLRTRETVLFIATLGFIVLSAVLIYVQP, encoded by the coding sequence ATGATCGACGACCTCTACTTCATCGAGAAGTATGCTTATCGAACAAGCATCGTCCACCGTCTGGACGCAAGGATAAAACTCCTCATAGCCCTCGCCGCCATCGTGGCCATGGTGGCCATGCCCTACTCGACGAGCGTCTACGAACTCGGTGCCGTCCTCTTCGTCCTCTTTGCTCTACTCTGGGCCGCATCCCGCCTCCCGCCGACCGTCTACTTGAAGAGGCTCGCGCTCATCCTGCCGTTCGGCATCTTCCTGGTCGGGTTCCAGGTATTCGTGAAAAACCCCTACTACGATATCTTTCATACGATTGCAACCCTGCCGTTCGGGATTGAGGTCTACGCAGAGTCGGTTGAGTTCGCGTCGATCCTCCTCGTGAAGTTCGTCGTCAGCGTATCGTTCATCATCCTGCTCTCGTCGACGACGAAGATGCAGGATATGATCGAGGCGGCGGGGAGGCTCGGCCTGCCCCGGGAGTTCACCCTCACGCTCGCGATGATGGTCCGCTACCTCTTCGTCTTTGCCGAGATGTTTACCCGGATACGAACCGCGATGGCGACCCGGTGCTTCGATCCCCTCGACCGCACCCTCCCCTACCGCTACCGGCTGCACCAGCTCGGCTACACGGTCGGGACGATCTTCATCCGGTCCTACGAGCAGGGCGAACGCACCTACACGAGCATGCTCTGCCGGGGATACGGGGCGAACGCCGGCCTGTATGTCAAGAAAAAGCCTCTCCGCACCAGGGAGACCGTGTTATTCATCGCGACGCTCGGCTTCATCGTGCTCTCTGCGGTTCTGATCTACGTGCAGCCGTAG
- a CDS encoding UPF0147 family protein, whose amino-acid sequence MASPDETIRICIQMLQNISEDSTIPRNIRRVADSTRSVLQDESRSIGLRAATAISMIDEISNDPNMPVHARTRIWELVSQLETVPLD is encoded by the coding sequence ATGGCAAGTCCAGACGAAACAATACGGATCTGCATTCAGATGCTGCAGAATATCAGCGAAGATTCTACCATTCCAAGAAATATCCGGCGCGTCGCAGACTCAACCAGATCGGTTCTCCAGGACGAATCGAGAAGCATCGGCCTTCGCGCCGCAACCGCAATCTCCATGATCGACGAGATCAGCAACGATCCGAACATGCCGGTTCATGCACGGACCCGCATCTGGGAACTGGTATCTCAACTCGAAACGGTACCTCTCGATTAA
- a CDS encoding ABC transporter ATP-binding protein produces the protein MIRCDHLTRVYDGIPAVDDLCLEVPAGEVFGLLGPNGAGKSTTILMLVGLIQPTSGACSIDGIEVAAHPIEVKKKIGYMPEDVGFYADLTAKENLDYAARFYGLKEDERKRRIDDLLALVGLDGVGTKVGGYSKGMRQRLGLARALVNDPAVVILDEPTANLDPRGVLDYRRIVRELADQGTTVLVSSHILPEVSKVCTSVGILARGKLIASGDREMLSRAAMQDRVTIDVETMTPMPRLTNPEVLSTEYSQDACSARIVAKSDISTLIAEALYAEGVLPRRLTVEKPDMEDILLSYYTEGTA, from the coding sequence ATGATCCGCTGCGACCACCTGACCAGGGTCTACGACGGCATCCCGGCCGTGGACGACCTCTGCCTCGAGGTTCCCGCCGGCGAGGTCTTCGGGCTGCTCGGCCCGAACGGCGCCGGGAAGAGCACCACCATCCTGATGCTCGTCGGGCTCATCCAGCCGACATCGGGCGCGTGCTCTATCGACGGGATCGAGGTTGCCGCCCACCCAATCGAGGTGAAGAAGAAGATCGGTTACATGCCCGAAGACGTCGGGTTCTACGCCGACCTCACCGCAAAAGAGAACCTCGACTACGCGGCGAGGTTCTACGGCCTGAAGGAGGACGAGCGGAAAAGGCGGATCGACGACCTCCTCGCCCTCGTCGGGCTGGACGGCGTCGGGACGAAGGTCGGCGGCTACTCGAAAGGGATGCGGCAGCGGCTCGGCCTCGCCCGGGCCCTCGTCAACGATCCCGCCGTCGTCATCCTCGACGAGCCGACGGCAAACCTCGACCCCCGGGGAGTGCTGGACTACCGCCGGATCGTCAGGGAACTTGCCGACCAGGGAACGACCGTCCTCGTTTCTTCACACATCCTCCCGGAGGTGAGCAAAGTCTGCACCTCCGTCGGGATCCTCGCACGCGGCAAACTCATCGCGTCCGGCGACCGGGAGATGCTCTCGCGCGCTGCGATGCAGGACCGGGTGACGATCGACGTCGAGACCATGACCCCGATGCCGCGGCTCACGAACCCGGAAGTCCTCTCTACGGAGTATTCGCAGGACGCCTGCTCCGCCCGGATCGTCGCGAAGAGCGATATCAGCACCCTCATCGCAGAGGCTCTGTACGCCGAAGGCGTCCTCCCCCGGCGACTGACGGTCGAGAAGCCCGACATGGAAGATATCCTGCTCTCGTATTATACGGAGGGAACCGCATGA
- a CDS encoding DUF2178 domain-containing protein has product MKQRTYLICIALVAAGLILALGFGLTTANMIVPVVAVVAGVAILALCRRNVTEVTEDELSTILHGKAALSALEVTIIVAAIGFAVLMTFSFGEGCTSGIKTYDNGSIRLFYGIPDYHYESSCFIPDPAHLTFDDLHAIETMFAEGHRIRDTTRAFGAALGMVTVLLAVLYGAFLWYYNRKYGA; this is encoded by the coding sequence ATGAAACAGAGAACCTATCTCATCTGCATTGCCCTGGTGGCGGCCGGTCTGATCCTTGCTCTTGGGTTCGGCCTGACAACCGCAAACATGATCGTCCCGGTCGTTGCCGTCGTCGCTGGAGTCGCTATCCTGGCACTCTGCCGCCGCAACGTGACGGAGGTCACGGAAGACGAACTCTCCACGATCCTGCACGGGAAGGCGGCACTCAGCGCACTCGAGGTGACCATTATCGTCGCCGCGATCGGGTTTGCCGTACTGATGACCTTCTCGTTCGGCGAGGGGTGTACATCAGGCATAAAAACGTATGACAATGGGTCGATTCGTCTTTTTTATGGGATTCCTGACTATCACTACGAAAGTTCTTGTTTTATCCCCGATCCGGCGCACCTGACCTTTGACGACCTCCATGCCATCGAGACTATGTTTGCCGAAGGCCACCGCATCCGTGATACAACCCGCGCGTTCGGCGCAGCACTCGGGATGGTCACGGTACTGCTGGCCGTGCTGTACGGCGCGTTCCTGTGGTATTACAACAGAAAATACGGGGCGTAA
- the gyrB gene encoding DNA topoisomerase (ATP-hydrolyzing) subunit B, with amino-acid sequence MTDTYDASHITVLEGLRPVRERPAMYIGSTGTRGLHHLVYEVVDNAVDEALAGFCDQIQVIINRDGSVTVDDNGRGIPVDIMPQYGKSALEIVLTVLHAGGKFDKNTYQVSGGLHGVGVSVVNALSSWLDATVFRDGSVYTMQFRQGLVAKPITSRPEAEHEMAVRHEERYGSRPTGQRLDYERLQGTRITFQPDRSIFETVEFDYDVLDHRLRELAYLNSGLTISLRDERTGDSVTYCFHDGIREFVAHIGEGKESLHDDVIYFQKRDPESMVEVEVALQYNDSYVETIYTYVNSVNTREGGTHLEGFRSALTRAINNAAHRNNLLKNNDAQVRGEDVREGLASVISTRVANPQFEGQTKMRLGNSNVRGIVDSLVYSSLTEYFEEHPKTLQVVVDKALTAARAREAAKNARELARRKSTLESAGLPGKLADCQERDPAKSELYIVEGDSAGGSAKQGRDRKFQAILPLRGKILNVEKASEHKILKNAEIQALIAAIGTGVGDNFDAERARYHHVILMTDADVDGAHIRTLLLTFFYRYMTELIENGYIYIAQPPLYRVARGKQEKYAYREEDMREIVAEFGEKGVTIQRYKGLGEMNAEQLWSTTMSPENRILKQVKIEDAVYANEIFEKLMGENVDARRDFIRRHAKEVNNLDV; translated from the coding sequence ATGACTGATACCTACGATGCCTCCCACATCACGGTACTGGAAGGCCTGAGGCCTGTGCGGGAGCGCCCCGCCATGTACATAGGCAGCACGGGAACCCGGGGGCTGCACCACCTTGTCTATGAGGTTGTGGATAACGCCGTAGACGAGGCGCTCGCCGGATTCTGCGACCAGATACAGGTGATCATCAACCGGGACGGCTCGGTCACAGTGGATGACAACGGGCGGGGTATCCCGGTCGATATCATGCCCCAGTACGGCAAGAGCGCTCTCGAGATTGTTCTCACCGTGCTCCACGCCGGCGGAAAATTCGATAAGAATACCTACCAGGTCTCCGGCGGCCTGCACGGCGTCGGCGTCTCGGTCGTCAACGCCCTCTCGAGCTGGCTCGATGCGACGGTCTTCCGGGACGGCAGCGTCTATACGATGCAGTTCCGGCAGGGCCTGGTAGCAAAGCCGATCACGAGCCGCCCGGAGGCCGAGCACGAGATGGCGGTGCGCCACGAGGAGCGGTACGGTTCCCGCCCCACCGGGCAGCGGCTCGACTACGAGCGGCTCCAGGGAACCCGGATAACGTTCCAGCCCGACCGGTCGATCTTCGAGACCGTCGAGTTCGACTACGATGTGCTGGACCACCGGCTTCGCGAGCTCGCCTACTTAAACAGCGGCCTTACGATCAGCCTCCGGGATGAACGCACCGGGGACTCGGTCACGTACTGTTTCCACGACGGTATCAGAGAGTTCGTCGCCCATATCGGTGAGGGGAAAGAGAGCCTCCACGACGACGTCATCTACTTCCAGAAGCGCGACCCCGAGAGCATGGTCGAGGTCGAGGTTGCCCTGCAGTACAACGACTCATACGTAGAGACAATCTACACCTACGTCAACAGCGTGAACACCCGGGAGGGCGGGACCCACCTCGAAGGCTTCCGGAGCGCCCTCACCCGGGCGATCAACAACGCAGCCCACCGGAACAACCTTCTCAAGAACAACGACGCTCAGGTCAGGGGCGAAGACGTCAGGGAAGGGCTCGCCTCCGTCATCAGTACCCGGGTCGCGAACCCGCAGTTCGAGGGGCAGACCAAGATGCGCCTCGGGAACAGCAACGTCCGGGGCATCGTGGACTCGCTCGTCTACTCGTCGCTCACCGAGTACTTCGAGGAGCACCCGAAAACCCTCCAGGTTGTCGTGGACAAGGCACTTACGGCTGCCCGTGCCCGGGAGGCCGCAAAGAACGCCCGCGAGCTTGCCCGGCGGAAGAGCACGCTGGAATCAGCAGGTCTTCCCGGGAAACTTGCCGACTGCCAGGAGCGGGACCCGGCAAAGAGCGAACTCTACATCGTGGAAGGAGATTCTGCAGGCGGTTCCGCAAAACAGGGGCGGGACAGGAAGTTCCAGGCAATCCTCCCCCTGCGGGGCAAGATCCTGAACGTCGAGAAGGCGTCGGAGCACAAGATCCTGAAAAACGCCGAGATCCAGGCTCTGATAGCCGCTATCGGCACCGGGGTCGGCGACAATTTCGACGCTGAGAGAGCCCGGTATCACCATGTCATCCTGATGACCGATGCGGATGTCGACGGTGCGCATATCCGGACGCTCCTCCTCACGTTCTTCTACCGGTATATGACGGAACTCATCGAGAACGGCTACATCTACATCGCCCAGCCGCCGCTCTACCGGGTCGCCAGGGGAAAACAGGAGAAGTATGCCTACCGCGAGGAGGATATGCGGGAGATCGTCGCCGAGTTTGGTGAGAAGGGCGTTACGATCCAGCGCTACAAGGGTCTCGGTGAGATGAACGCCGAACAGCTCTGGTCCACCACGATGAGCCCGGAAAACCGGATCCTCAAACAGGTGAAGATCGAGGATGCCGTCTACGCAAACGAAATATTTGAGAAACTTATGGGAGAGAATGTGGACGCCCGGAGAGACTTCATCCGCCGGCATGCAAAGGAGGTGAACAACCTTGACGTCTGA
- the gyrA gene encoding DNA gyrase subunit A, with product MKSCYIDYAMSVIIGRAIPDARDGLKPVHRRTLYAMRELGNTSDKPYKKSARIVGDVMGKYHPHGDSAIYDTLVKMAQPFSYRYTLVDGQGNFGSIDGDSAAAMRYTEARLTKLSEELLADIDKETVDFVPNFDESLKEPDVLPARIPNLLVNGSSGIAVGMATNMPPHNLREVCEATCRIIDEPGISTEELMRVMPGPDFPTGGIMMGTEGVRDAYLTGRGKCVVRGVVEIEEEGRTPQIIISEIPFQVNKARLIENIAGLVRDKRIEGISDIRDESDRDGMRIVIDLKRGAAPQVILNFLYKHTALESSFGIINLAIVDRQPRVLNLKELVHEFLKHRVDVVRRRTEFDLAKTEERRHILSGLLVALDNIDAVIATIRASGTTEEAQTALVAKFGLDEAQADAILKMQLRRLAALEHRKIQDERDALAQEVERLTAILASEASILAEIRKELVDISARFGDERRTRIGHATEILEKEDLIEDKPMLVSLTSSNYVKRIDLDTYRNQRRGGRGVIGMATKDDDGVENVFVANMLDNLLCFTDRGKVYWLKVYDLPEGQRTGKGKALVNLLNLDGEERVTTVIPVREFRPDHYLFFATRGGTVAKMALDEFSRPRQTGINAINLRDDDAVVDVKATDGNRELILTTQFGQSLRFHEEAVRPVHRNAMGVRGIKLRHGDALQAVAVVEEDHLLTITEQGYGKRTEFDEFRGHGRGTLGVRNIVVDARAGNVVGSMAVSDDDEIIVMSASGIVIRTKVSEISIQKRGTRGVRVMKLDDGDRVIGFTILDSEDGEEA from the coding sequence ATGAAATCATGCTACATCGACTACGCGATGAGTGTGATCATCGGCCGTGCCATCCCTGACGCGAGAGACGGCTTGAAGCCGGTTCACCGCCGTACCCTCTACGCCATGCGGGAGCTCGGCAACACGAGCGACAAGCCCTACAAGAAGAGCGCCCGTATTGTCGGTGACGTGATGGGTAAGTATCATCCTCACGGCGATTCGGCCATCTACGACACGCTGGTGAAGATGGCGCAGCCCTTCTCCTACCGGTATACACTCGTGGACGGCCAGGGGAACTTCGGGTCGATCGACGGGGACTCCGCTGCCGCCATGCGATACACGGAAGCCAGGCTCACGAAACTCTCGGAGGAACTCCTGGCCGATATCGACAAGGAGACCGTCGACTTCGTCCCCAACTTCGATGAGTCGCTCAAGGAGCCCGACGTCCTCCCGGCCCGGATCCCGAACCTTCTCGTCAACGGGTCGAGCGGGATTGCCGTTGGGATGGCGACGAACATGCCGCCCCACAACCTCCGGGAGGTCTGCGAGGCGACCTGCCGCATCATCGACGAACCCGGCATATCCACCGAGGAGCTGATGCGGGTCATGCCCGGCCCGGACTTCCCCACCGGCGGGATCATGATGGGCACCGAAGGAGTCCGGGATGCCTACCTCACCGGGCGCGGGAAGTGCGTCGTCCGGGGAGTCGTGGAGATCGAGGAAGAGGGCCGGACACCGCAGATCATCATCAGCGAGATCCCGTTCCAGGTGAACAAAGCGCGCCTGATCGAGAATATCGCCGGCCTCGTCCGCGATAAGAGGATCGAAGGCATCTCCGACATCCGCGACGAGTCGGACCGGGACGGCATGCGGATCGTCATCGACCTGAAGAGAGGCGCCGCACCCCAGGTGATCCTGAACTTCCTCTACAAGCACACGGCGCTCGAGTCCTCCTTCGGCATCATCAATCTCGCCATCGTCGACCGCCAGCCCCGTGTTCTGAACCTCAAGGAGCTCGTCCACGAGTTCCTCAAGCACCGGGTGGACGTGGTCCGGCGGCGGACCGAGTTTGATCTCGCAAAGACGGAAGAGCGGAGGCACATCCTCAGCGGTCTCCTTGTTGCGCTCGACAACATCGACGCCGTCATCGCAACCATCCGGGCATCCGGGACGACCGAGGAGGCACAGACGGCCCTGGTGGCGAAGTTTGGTCTGGACGAGGCGCAGGCGGACGCCATCCTGAAGATGCAACTCCGGCGGCTTGCGGCACTCGAGCACCGGAAGATCCAGGACGAGCGCGACGCCCTCGCACAGGAGGTCGAACGGCTGACTGCGATCCTCGCAAGCGAAGCGAGCATCCTCGCCGAGATCAGGAAGGAACTCGTCGATATCAGCGCCCGCTTCGGTGACGAACGGCGGACCCGGATCGGGCACGCGACCGAGATCCTGGAGAAGGAGGACCTTATCGAGGACAAACCGATGCTGGTCTCGCTCACCTCCTCGAACTACGTAAAAAGGATCGACCTCGACACCTACCGGAACCAGCGGCGCGGAGGGCGCGGCGTCATCGGCATGGCGACGAAAGACGATGACGGCGTCGAGAACGTCTTCGTCGCGAACATGCTCGATAACCTCCTCTGTTTCACCGACAGGGGGAAGGTCTACTGGCTGAAGGTCTATGATCTCCCCGAGGGTCAGCGGACCGGCAAGGGCAAGGCCCTCGTCAACCTCCTGAATCTCGACGGCGAGGAGCGGGTGACGACCGTGATCCCCGTGCGGGAGTTCAGGCCGGACCACTACCTCTTCTTCGCGACGAGGGGTGGAACGGTCGCGAAGATGGCGCTCGACGAGTTTTCGCGGCCGCGGCAGACCGGGATCAACGCCATCAACCTCCGTGACGATGATGCGGTGGTGGACGTGAAGGCGACCGACGGGAACCGGGAACTGATCCTGACGACGCAGTTCGGGCAGAGCCTCCGGTTCCACGAGGAGGCCGTCCGCCCGGTTCACCGCAACGCCATGGGTGTGCGGGGGATCAAGCTCCGCCACGGCGATGCACTCCAGGCGGTAGCGGTGGTCGAGGAGGATCATCTCCTCACCATCACGGAGCAGGGCTACGGGAAGCGGACGGAGTTCGATGAGTTCCGCGGTCACGGCAGGGGCACGCTCGGGGTGCGAAACATCGTCGTCGACGCCCGGGCAGGCAACGTCGTCGGGTCGATGGCGGTCTCCGACGACGACGAGATTATCGTGATGAGCGCGTCCGGCATCGTGATCCGGACGAAGGTATCCGAGATCTCGATCCAGAAGCGGGGCACCCGCGGCGTCCGGGTCATGAAACTCGACGACGGCGACCGGGTTATCGGGTTCACGATCCTGGATTCTGAAGACGGGGAAGAGGCATAA
- a CDS encoding ATP-binding cassette domain-containing protein, with protein sequence MHLLETRGLTHTYRGDVRALEGVNFVAGRKSRIAIIGPNGAGKSTLFKHFNGILKPTSGEVLIRGEPITNENVREVRKFVGIVFQNPDDQIFSPTVEQDIAFGPINLGLDEATVAHRVEEALRLLGIEGLRERVPHHLSGGEKKRVAIAGILAMEPQVLVLDEPTAGLDPQGVADLVRFVNRLPEEYGMTVIFSTHHLDLVAEMADYVYVMDKGRVVGSGTVGEVFARPELLARTRLDVPPIPKLIRSLQENDVAIDMAYTYEDAKKAFLEAYARRR encoded by the coding sequence ATGCACCTGCTCGAGACCCGCGGTCTCACCCACACCTACCGCGGCGACGTCCGCGCCCTCGAGGGCGTGAACTTCGTTGCCGGGAGAAAGTCCCGCATCGCCATTATCGGGCCGAACGGTGCCGGGAAGAGCACCCTCTTCAAGCACTTCAACGGCATCCTCAAACCCACCTCCGGCGAGGTGCTGATCAGGGGCGAGCCCATCACGAACGAGAACGTCCGCGAGGTGCGCAAGTTCGTCGGGATCGTCTTCCAGAACCCCGACGACCAGATCTTCTCCCCCACCGTGGAGCAGGACATCGCGTTCGGCCCGATCAACCTCGGCCTCGACGAGGCGACGGTCGCCCACCGTGTCGAGGAGGCCCTTCGCCTCCTCGGGATCGAGGGCCTGCGCGAGCGCGTGCCGCACCATCTCTCGGGCGGCGAAAAGAAACGGGTCGCGATCGCCGGCATCCTCGCGATGGAGCCGCAGGTGCTGGTGCTCGACGAACCGACCGCGGGGCTCGATCCCCAGGGCGTCGCCGATCTCGTTCGCTTCGTCAACCGGCTGCCCGAGGAGTACGGGATGACGGTGATCTTCTCGACCCACCATCTCGACCTCGTGGCGGAGATGGCAGACTATGTCTACGTGATGGATAAAGGAAGGGTCGTGGGCTCCGGGACGGTCGGGGAGGTCTTCGCCCGGCCGGAACTGCTCGCCCGGACAAGGCTCGACGTGCCGCCCATACCGAAACTGATCCGGTCGCTCCAGGAGAACGACGTCGCCATCGATATGGCCTACACCTACGAGGACGCGAAGAAGGCGTTCCTCGAAGCCTACGCGAGACGAAGATGA